The following coding sequences lie in one Phalacrocorax carbo chromosome 3, bPhaCar2.1, whole genome shotgun sequence genomic window:
- the INSM1 gene encoding LOW QUALITY PROTEIN: insulinoma-associated protein 1 (The sequence of the model RefSeq protein was modified relative to this genomic sequence to represent the inferred CDS: inserted 1 base in 1 codon), with translation MAPARLKAAAAAAPRAERGAGXRGRRRRGGGAKMPRGFLVKRSRRPTPVSYRARCCREAAGPPLPVAAAPPPPPPRDSPPAPVPFGTPDAAVQALYSPTRPVSRDKYLERGFSLGSPVSAESFPAPAVPGTMDPLLFAPAELKLWAAAGHAEPPAAPAAAAAPAPGPGGAPAAPPAPAAPGRPPPAKRPPGAAEPGRQKAPSGKKAKAIRKLTFEDEVTTSPVLGLRIKEGPVEAPAKARGGCARPLGEFICQLCKEEYGDPFALAQHRCSRIVRVEYRCPECDKVFSCPANLASHRRWHKPRPPAAKGGPEAGRPPPEEPPKEAGGSGSERDTPSPGGASEAGSEEGLFECPRCAKRFRRQAYLRKHLLGHPAPAPAPAPAPEPAAEEPPAPPPAECRLCPVCGETFPSKSSQERHLRLLHAAQVFPCKYCPATFYSSPGLTRHINKCHPSENRQVILLQVPLRPAC, from the exons ATGGCCCCGGCCCGCTtaaaggcggcggcggcggcggcgccgcgggCAGAGCGAGGAGCGG gccgcggccgccgccggcgcggaggcggcgcgaAGATGCCCCGCGGCTTCCTGGTGAAGCGCAGCCGGCGGCCCACGCCCGTTTCCTACCGGGCGCGCTGCTGCCGCGAGGCCGCCGGCCCGCCGCTCCCCgtcgccgccgcgccgccgccgccgccgccccgggacTCGCCGCCGGCGCCGGTGCCGTTCGGGACACCCGATGCCGCCGTGCAGGCGCTGTACAGCCCCACGCGGCCCGTCAGCAGGGACAAGTACCTGGAGCGCGGCTTCAGCCTGGGCTCCCCCGTCTCGGCCGAGTCCTTCCCCGCCCCGGCCGTCCCCGGCACCATGGACCCGCTCCTCTTCGCTCCGGCCGAGCTCAAGCTCTGGGCCGCCGCCGGCCACGCCgagccgcccgccgcccccgccgccgccgccgctcccgctcccggtCCCGGCGGagccccggccgcgccgcccgcaccggccgcccccggccgcccgccgcccgccaaGCGTCCGCCCGGTGCCGCCGAGCCCGGGCGACAGAAGGCCCCGTCGGGCAAGAAGGCGAAGGCGATCCGCAAGCTGACCTTCGAGGACGAGGTGACCACGTCGCCCGTGCTGGGGCTGCGCATCAAGGAGGGCCCGGTGGAGGCGCCGGCCAAGGCGCGGGGCGGCTGCGCCCGGCCGCTGGGCGAGTtcatctgccagctctgcaagGAGGAGTACGGGGACCCCTTCGCGCTGGCGCAGCACCGCTGCTCCCGCATCGTCCGGGTGGAGTACCGCTGCCCCGAGTGCGACAAGGTCTTCTCCTGCCCCGCCAACCTCGCCTCCCACCGCCGCTGGCACAAgccgcgcccgcccgccgccaaGGGCGGCCCCGAGGCGGGCAGGCCGCCGCCGGAGGAGCCGCCGAAGGAggcgggcggcagcggcagcgAGCGGGACACGCCGAGCCCCGGCGGTGCCTCGGAGGCGGGCTCCGAGGAGGGGCTCTTCGAGTGCCCCCGCTGCGCCAAGCGGTTCCGCCGGCAGGCCTACCTGCGCAAGCACCTGCTGGGCcacccggccccggccccggcgcccgccccggccccggagCCCGCCGCCGAGGagccgcccgcgccgccgcccgccgagTGCCGCCTGTGCCCCGTGTGCGGGGAGACCTTCCCCAGCAAGAGCAGCCAGGAGCGGCACCTCCGCCTCCTGCACGCCGCCCAGGTCTTCCCCTGCAAGTACTGCCCGGCCACCTTCTACAGCTCGCCCGGCCTCACCCGGCACATCAACAAGTGCCACCCCTCCGAGAACAGGCAGGTCATCCTGCTCCAGGTGCCGCTGCGCCCCGCCTGCTAG